In one window of Pseudomonas sp. IAC-BECa141 DNA:
- a CDS encoding SDR family NAD(P)-dependent oxidoreductase, with product MKIDLSGKLAIVSGSTAGIGLGICQSLAEAGATVVVIGRDAAKVEQALASIRDKVPGAQLRGLTADLGTAEGAQKLFAAEPKADILVNNLGIYNAVDFFDAPDDEWTRFYEINVISGVRLSRHYVPAMVEQGWGRVIFLSSESGVATPADMINYGVTKSANLAVSHGLAKRLAGTGVTVNAILPGPTLTDGVEEMLKDAAAESGRSLRDEADAFVRRARPSSIIQRVADVEEVAHLVTYIASPLSSATTGAALRVDGGVVDSLTI from the coding sequence ATGAAGATCGATCTGAGCGGAAAACTGGCGATTGTCAGCGGCAGCACGGCGGGCATCGGTTTGGGCATCTGCCAGTCGCTGGCCGAGGCAGGCGCTACGGTGGTGGTGATCGGTCGCGACGCGGCCAAGGTCGAGCAGGCGCTGGCAAGCATTCGCGACAAGGTGCCGGGCGCGCAACTGCGCGGTCTGACGGCGGATCTGGGCACGGCCGAAGGCGCGCAGAAACTGTTCGCCGCCGAACCGAAAGCCGACATCCTGGTGAACAATCTCGGGATTTACAACGCCGTGGATTTTTTCGACGCGCCGGACGATGAGTGGACGCGCTTTTATGAAATCAACGTGATCTCCGGCGTGCGCCTGTCGCGGCATTACGTACCGGCGATGGTCGAGCAGGGCTGGGGCCGGGTGATTTTCCTGTCTTCGGAATCCGGCGTGGCTACCCCGGCCGACATGATCAACTACGGCGTGACCAAAAGCGCCAACCTCGCGGTGTCCCATGGCCTGGCCAAACGCCTGGCGGGCACCGGGGTGACGGTCAACGCGATCCTGCCCGGGCCGACCTTGACCGACGGAGTCGAGGAAATGCTCAAGGATGCCGCCGCCGAGTCTGGCCGCAGCCTGCGGGACGAGGCAGACGCGTTTGTTCGCCGGGCCCGTCCGAGCTCGATCATCCAGCGTGTGGCGGATGTCGAAGAGGTCGCGCACCTGGTCACCTACATCGCTTCACCGCTGTCCTCGGCCACCACCGGCGCCGCGTTGCGGGTCGACGGCGGCGTGGTCGACAGCCTGACTATCTGA
- a CDS encoding hotdog fold domain-containing protein — translation MSQFLSMFNSVGSQAFSQMACQVAPYFSTINPLVTELRAGSAQVQVPFRREITNHLGTVHAIALCNAAELAAGMMTDVSIPAGARWIPKGMTVEYLAKAKTDVTAVANGDGLDWQTEGDKIVPVDVHDAEGKKVFTARITMNVKLS, via the coding sequence ATGAGTCAGTTTCTCAGCATGTTCAACAGCGTCGGTTCCCAGGCGTTCAGCCAGATGGCCTGCCAGGTCGCGCCGTACTTCAGCACCATCAACCCGCTGGTGACTGAATTGCGCGCCGGTTCGGCGCAAGTACAAGTGCCGTTTCGCCGCGAGATCACCAACCACCTCGGCACCGTGCATGCCATCGCCCTGTGCAATGCCGCCGAACTGGCGGCCGGGATGATGACCGACGTGTCGATTCCCGCCGGCGCGCGCTGGATTCCCAAAGGCATGACCGTCGAATACCTGGCCAAGGCCAAGACCGACGTGACCGCCGTGGCCAATGGCGACGGGCTGGACTGGCAGACCGAAGGCGACAAGATCGTGCCGGTGGATGTCCATGATGCCGAGGGCAAGAAAGTGTTTACGGCGCGCATCACCATGAACGTGAAACTGTCCTGA
- a CDS encoding TetR/AcrR family transcriptional regulator encodes MDTADLLERSYPGRRAELKRDIFRKALRLFNEQGIEATTIEMIRAECDTSVGAIYHHFGNKEGLVAALFFTALEDQARLRDAYLAQATTTEEGVQALVYSYVDWVENQPEWARFQYHARYAVTRGPHKDELAERNKTRNLGLRNWLAESGRAAELNECPAELLPSLIVGQADSYCRAWLSGRVQGSPKAYRELLAQAAWRSIRREPER; translated from the coding sequence ATGGACACCGCAGATCTACTCGAACGCAGCTACCCCGGCCGCCGCGCCGAACTCAAGCGCGACATCTTTCGCAAGGCCTTGCGCCTGTTCAACGAGCAAGGCATCGAGGCCACCACCATCGAAATGATCCGTGCCGAGTGCGACACCAGCGTCGGGGCGATTTACCACCATTTCGGCAACAAGGAAGGACTGGTGGCCGCGTTGTTCTTCACCGCGCTGGAGGATCAGGCGCGCCTGCGTGACGCCTATCTGGCGCAGGCGACGACCACCGAAGAGGGCGTGCAGGCGCTGGTCTACAGCTACGTGGATTGGGTCGAGAACCAGCCTGAATGGGCGCGGTTCCAGTATCACGCGCGTTATGCCGTGACCCGGGGCCCGCACAAGGATGAACTGGCCGAGCGCAACAAGACCCGCAATCTGGGCCTGCGCAACTGGCTGGCCGAGTCCGGACGCGCCGCTGAACTCAACGAGTGCCCGGCCGAACTGTTGCCGTCGCTGATCGTCGGTCAGGCCGACAGCTATTGCCGGGCGTGGCTGTCCGGGCGAGTGCAGGGCAGCCCGAAGGCGTATCGCGAATTGCTGGCCCAGGCCGCATGGCGTTCGATCCGTCGCGAACCCGAACGCTGA
- a CDS encoding GNAT family N-acetyltransferase yields MPRITHYKSPCPEGVNSQILQMVVDNLTDISAIGLGPSNLLYNVYQYAVGYEVHLYLEALNGEKGTEVELLVATDDDDPEQVTGFLLYLPVQGDWEACNVAYLAVREGHRRQGVGRSLIADMVARYPHAELTCSVGKVPYFEALGFEVLGRLETQVLMSTRHYRSNGLRGFIDTTPIYRSLEVQQIHTYLLQKHGKRAMLDAEKQRDRHLDQVTRRTEEFVRQRLTVH; encoded by the coding sequence ATGCCCCGCATCACCCACTACAAATCCCCATGCCCCGAAGGTGTCAACAGCCAGATCCTGCAGATGGTGGTCGATAACCTGACCGACATCAGTGCCATCGGCCTCGGCCCGAGCAACCTGCTGTACAACGTCTATCAGTACGCGGTGGGCTACGAGGTGCATCTGTATCTGGAGGCATTGAACGGCGAGAAGGGCACAGAAGTGGAACTGCTGGTGGCCACCGACGACGATGATCCGGAGCAGGTGACCGGCTTCCTGTTGTACCTGCCGGTGCAGGGCGATTGGGAGGCGTGCAACGTGGCCTATCTGGCGGTGCGCGAGGGGCATCGGCGTCAGGGCGTGGGCCGTTCGTTGATCGCGGACATGGTGGCGCGTTACCCCCATGCCGAGTTGACCTGCAGCGTCGGCAAGGTGCCGTATTTCGAGGCGCTGGGCTTTGAAGTGCTGGGTCGATTGGAGACGCAGGTGCTGATGAGCACCCGGCATTACCGCAGCAACGGGCTGCGCGGTTTCATCGACACCACACCGATCTACCGCTCACTGGAAGTGCAGCAAATCCACACCTACCTGCTGCAAAAACACGGCAAACGGGCAATGCTCGATGCGGAGAAACAGCGCGACCGGCATCTGGATCAGGTCACTCGGCGCACTGAAGAATTTGTCCGCCAGCGCCTGACCGTTCACTGA
- a CDS encoding response regulator, with product MCPVPSSSAHLPDGLILVVEDDPLILEFLCEILQEEGFKVEPQTSADAASQYLEEHAPEVALLLTDITMPGTLNGADLANLVGDRWPDKPVMVMSGYETPETSGVKHPVAFIKKPWAIGQLLDCVDGAFKSKAPRLH from the coding sequence ATGTGTCCAGTTCCGTCGTCGAGCGCGCACCTTCCTGACGGGTTGATTCTGGTAGTGGAAGACGATCCGTTGATTCTGGAGTTTCTGTGCGAAATTCTTCAGGAGGAAGGTTTCAAGGTAGAGCCGCAGACCAGCGCCGATGCGGCGTCGCAATACCTGGAGGAGCACGCGCCGGAAGTCGCGCTGTTGCTGACCGATATCACTATGCCCGGCACGCTTAACGGCGCCGACCTGGCCAATCTGGTCGGTGATCGCTGGCCGGACAAACCGGTGATGGTCATGTCCGGCTATGAAACACCGGAAACCTCGGGCGTGAAGCATCCGGTGGCGTTCATCAAGAAGCCCTGGGCCATCGGGCAGTTGCTCGATTGCGTCGACGGTGCGTTCAAATCCAAGGCGCCGCGGCTGCACTGA
- a CDS encoding HAD family hydrolase: protein MSAHDAVFNRAFGAFLFDMDGTVLNSIAAAERIWSAWAVRHGVDVDTFLPTIHGARAIDTITRLNLPGVDAEAQAAFITEAEIEDVEGIVEIPGAAAFLKSLPADRWAMVTSAPRDLALRRMAAAGIPEPTVMVTAEDVTAGKPDPAGYRLAAKRMGLEPADCLIFEDATVGIQAAEAAGALLMIITTTHQHPLETAHATIASYRDLTLNIDSDGQLRLQPQ from the coding sequence TTGTCTGCTCACGATGCTGTTTTCAATCGCGCGTTCGGCGCGTTCCTGTTCGACATGGACGGCACCGTCCTCAACTCCATTGCCGCTGCCGAGCGAATCTGGTCCGCCTGGGCCGTGCGCCACGGGGTGGACGTCGACACGTTCCTGCCGACCATCCACGGAGCGCGCGCCATCGACACCATCACGCGTTTGAACCTGCCGGGCGTGGACGCCGAGGCGCAAGCGGCGTTCATCACCGAGGCGGAAATCGAAGACGTCGAAGGCATTGTCGAAATCCCCGGTGCGGCGGCGTTTCTCAAGTCGTTGCCGGCGGATCGCTGGGCCATGGTGACTTCGGCGCCTCGGGACCTGGCGTTGCGGCGGATGGCGGCGGCAGGGATTCCTGAACCGACGGTGATGGTCACCGCCGAGGACGTGACCGCTGGCAAACCTGATCCGGCCGGTTATCGGCTGGCGGCCAAGCGTATGGGCCTGGAACCGGCGGACTGCCTGATCTTCGAAGACGCCACCGTCGGTATTCAAGCCGCTGAAGCCGCCGGTGCGCTGTTGATGATCATCACCACGACTCACCAGCATCCGCTTGAAACCGCCCACGCGACCATCGCCAGCTACCGCGACCTCACGCTGAACATCGACAGCGACGGCCAGTTGCGCCTGCAACCTCAATAA
- a CDS encoding YXWGXW repeat-containing protein: protein MNVPRSPKTMKPLLAATLVAIALSGCVVEPARPHRPPPIVEVVPAMPAPGYHWVAGHYRWAGNQWRWMPGHWRAY from the coding sequence ATGAACGTTCCGCGTTCCCCGAAAACCATGAAACCCTTGCTCGCTGCCACGCTGGTGGCAATCGCTTTGTCAGGCTGTGTCGTCGAACCGGCTCGCCCGCATCGGCCACCCCCGATCGTCGAAGTGGTTCCGGCAATGCCTGCGCCGGGCTATCACTGGGTCGCCGGGCATTACCGCTGGGCCGGCAACCAATGGCGCTGGATGCCGGGGCACTGGCGGGCGTATTGA
- a CDS encoding helix-turn-helix transcriptional regulator, which yields MDALLQELPVHQSLSRVFATVGQDGFWRALVDTLRLLVPLDNALVAVMQAGRAPQLLIDFDSQGRADEQEELAGYCAGMYLLDPFYQAAVAGIADGLHSLAAVAPDQFLHSEYYQSYFRSVVGADELQFLVNLDDGVLGLSMGRSTAFSLQEQGRLLCVRDWVLSAMRRHVQLMPPQGAAVEAPVGDIAALLDRFDARLTVREIDTARLILQGFSSKAIAQHMNISPETVKVHRRNLYHKLNVTGHGELFALVLRPR from the coding sequence GTGGACGCGTTGCTGCAGGAATTGCCGGTGCATCAGAGCCTGTCGCGGGTGTTCGCAACGGTCGGTCAGGACGGTTTCTGGCGGGCGCTGGTGGATACGCTGCGGTTGCTGGTGCCGCTGGACAATGCGCTGGTGGCGGTGATGCAGGCGGGGCGGGCGCCGCAATTGCTGATCGACTTCGACAGCCAGGGTCGCGCCGACGAGCAGGAAGAACTGGCCGGTTACTGTGCCGGCATGTACCTGCTTGATCCGTTCTATCAGGCCGCCGTCGCCGGGATCGCCGACGGTCTGCACAGCCTCGCGGCCGTGGCGCCGGACCAGTTTCTGCACAGCGAGTACTACCAGAGCTACTTCCGTTCGGTGGTCGGCGCGGATGAGCTGCAATTTCTGGTCAATCTCGATGACGGCGTGCTGGGCTTGTCGATGGGCCGCTCGACGGCGTTCAGTTTGCAGGAGCAGGGGCGCCTGCTCTGCGTGCGGGACTGGGTGCTGTCAGCGATGCGCCGGCATGTGCAGTTGATGCCGCCGCAAGGCGCAGCGGTCGAGGCGCCGGTCGGTGATATTGCGGCGCTGCTCGACCGCTTCGACGCCCGCCTGACTGTGCGCGAAATCGACACGGCGCGCCTGATTCTCCAGGGCTTTTCCAGCAAGGCGATCGCCCAGCACATGAACATTTCGCCGGAGACCGTAAAGGTGCACCGGCGCAATCTCTATCACAAGCTCAACGTCACCGGGCATGGCGAGTTGTTTGCGCTGGTATTGCGCCCGCGCTGA
- a CDS encoding SRPBCC family protein, producing the protein MATASATIDIPASADQVWQLIGGFNTLPDWLPFILNSELSEGGRVRTLQTADGAVVVERLETFDNAGKTYSYSILQAPFPATDYLATIRVEAQGQGARVTWSGRFTAKGVSDEEVVALFSGVYQGGLEALRANYPT; encoded by the coding sequence ATGGCAACAGCATCGGCAACGATCGACATCCCGGCTTCGGCCGATCAGGTCTGGCAATTGATTGGCGGCTTCAACACCTTGCCGGACTGGCTGCCGTTCATTCTCAACAGCGAACTGAGCGAAGGCGGGCGCGTGCGCACTTTGCAAACTGCTGACGGCGCGGTGGTGGTCGAGCGTCTGGAGACGTTCGATAACGCGGGCAAAACCTACAGCTATTCGATTCTGCAGGCACCGTTTCCGGCCACCGATTATCTGGCGACGATTCGTGTTGAAGCCCAGGGGCAGGGCGCGCGGGTGACGTGGTCGGGGCGCTTCACGGCCAAGGGCGTGAGCGATGAGGAAGTGGTGGCGTTGTTCAGCGGCGTCTATCAGGGCGGGCTCGAAGCGCTGCGCGCCAACTACCCCACCTGA
- a CDS encoding P1 family peptidase → MKPRARDLHIRIGQLQPGPLNAITDVPGVRVGHSNVRGRSASGRDICTGVTLIEPRVGSTNAQPCFAGVHVLNGNGDATGLEWIREAGLLTSPIAFTNTHSLGVVRDALIELDREQQPDDGRLYWNMPVVLETFDGLLNDINGFHVQPRHVAEALNNAVDGPVQEGAVGGGSGMICHEFKGGIGTASRRLSKAQGGWTVGAIVQANHGIRSELRVDGYPVGRYMEQADSPFLRASLPHPGMGSIVVCLATDAPLLPHQCTRLAQRASLGLARTGGGNEDHSGDIFIAFATGNDHVPPAAYEGKGAPICDGLRMVNNDHISELFLAATEAVEEAIINALLASDSTEGNGHSVPGLDAATLLAALEKAGWPGAR, encoded by the coding sequence ATGAAACCACGTGCCCGCGATCTCCATATCCGCATCGGCCAATTGCAGCCCGGCCCGCTCAACGCCATCACCGACGTACCCGGCGTACGGGTCGGCCACAGCAACGTGCGCGGCCGCAGCGCCAGCGGTCGTGACATTTGCACCGGCGTCACCCTGATCGAACCCCGCGTCGGTTCGACCAACGCGCAACCGTGTTTCGCTGGCGTTCATGTACTCAACGGCAACGGCGATGCCACAGGGCTGGAATGGATTCGTGAGGCCGGCCTGCTGACCAGTCCGATCGCCTTCACCAACACCCACAGCCTGGGTGTGGTGCGCGATGCCTTGATCGAACTGGATCGCGAGCAGCAACCGGACGACGGTCGGCTCTACTGGAACATGCCGGTAGTGCTGGAAACCTTCGATGGTCTGCTCAACGACATCAACGGCTTTCATGTGCAGCCCAGACATGTGGCCGAAGCGCTGAACAATGCCGTTGACGGCCCTGTGCAGGAAGGCGCGGTGGGCGGTGGCAGCGGCATGATCTGCCATGAATTCAAGGGCGGGATCGGCACCGCATCACGCCGATTGAGCAAGGCTCAGGGTGGCTGGACGGTGGGCGCCATCGTCCAGGCCAACCACGGGATTCGCAGCGAGTTGCGGGTCGACGGCTACCCGGTCGGGCGTTACATGGAACAGGCGGATTCGCCGTTCCTGCGCGCTTCGTTGCCGCATCCGGGCATGGGCTCGATCGTCGTGTGCCTGGCCACCGATGCGCCGTTGCTGCCGCATCAATGCACGCGGCTGGCGCAACGGGCGAGCCTCGGTCTGGCGCGCACCGGCGGCGGCAACGAGGATCACAGCGGCGACATTTTCATCGCCTTCGCCACCGGCAATGATCATGTTCCGCCCGCCGCCTATGAAGGCAAAGGTGCACCGATCTGCGACGGCCTGCGCATGGTCAACAACGACCACATCAGCGAGCTGTTTCTGGCGGCGACCGAGGCGGTGGAAGAAGCGATCATCAACGCCTTGCTGGCCAGCGACAGTACCGAAGGCAACGGGCATTCGGTGCCGGGGCTGGATGCTGCCACCCTGCTCGCAGCCCTCGAAAAAGCCGGCTGGCCGGGCGCTCGCTGA
- a CDS encoding methyltransferase family protein, translating to MKMSAQMTVVAVLATLAYLGLAMWGIGGVAVFFSHGALVVVALATLAMVVASLFTEVNLSTGEREDRANRWVIPAFAVIGLVSAVLPAYCDRIGFWTIGREGTRWLGALLFIVGGVLRLWPVFVLGNRFSGLVAIQPGHRLVTEGIYRHLRNPSYLGLVINAIGWALAFRSVVGLLLAALTLIPLIARIHSEEALLRTQFGAEYDAYCARSWRLVPGVY from the coding sequence ATGAAAATGTCAGCGCAAATGACCGTGGTCGCAGTGCTCGCCACCCTTGCCTATCTGGGCCTGGCGATGTGGGGCATCGGTGGCGTGGCGGTGTTTTTTTCTCACGGGGCGCTGGTCGTGGTGGCGCTGGCCACGCTGGCCATGGTGGTGGCGTCGCTGTTCACGGAAGTGAACCTGAGCACCGGCGAACGCGAGGATCGGGCCAATCGCTGGGTGATTCCGGCGTTCGCGGTGATCGGTCTCGTTAGTGCCGTTCTGCCGGCTTACTGCGACCGCATCGGTTTCTGGACCATCGGCCGCGAAGGCACCCGCTGGTTGGGAGCGTTGCTGTTCATTGTCGGTGGCGTGTTGCGCTTGTGGCCGGTGTTTGTGCTTGGCAATCGGTTCAGCGGGCTGGTGGCGATTCAGCCGGGGCATCGGCTGGTGACCGAGGGCATTTATCGGCATCTGCGCAACCCCAGTTATCTGGGGCTGGTGATCAATGCGATCGGCTGGGCGCTGGCGTTTCGCTCGGTGGTCGGCCTGTTGCTGGCAGCGCTGACGCTGATCCCGCTGATCGCCCGCATCCACTCCGAAGAGGCCTTGCTGCGCACGCAGTTCGGCGCCGAATACGACGCCTATTGCGCGCGCAGCTGGCGCTTGGTGCCCGGTGTTTATTGA
- a CDS encoding class I SAM-dependent methyltransferase: protein MNPQALATLHTHLLTALTSAPTETRRLFHGRGRCWPGLEQVTVDWLQGVVLVSLFKEPEASQLEDLKRLLLEITDSEQWQQSGAHTLLIQHRYLPQSTAEWLLGDEIDEMTIVEGGLKYRVDLGRKQNAGLFLDMRYGRNWVREQAAGKRVLNLFAYTCGFSVAAIEGGASHVVNLDMSRAALSRGRDNHRLNGHDLSKVSFLGHDLFKSWGKVINSGPYDLVIIDPPSFQKGSFLLTKDYRRVLRRLPELLTAQGTVLACMNDPSFGSDFLIDGVTQEAPSLRFEQRLENPPEFPDVDPESGLKALLFKQIG from the coding sequence ATGAACCCTCAAGCCCTCGCCACTCTTCACACCCATCTGCTCACGGCGCTGACGTCGGCACCGACCGAAACCCGGCGCCTGTTCCATGGGCGCGGACGTTGCTGGCCGGGGCTGGAGCAAGTCACCGTGGACTGGCTGCAGGGCGTGGTGCTGGTGTCGCTGTTCAAGGAGCCCGAGGCTTCGCAGCTGGAAGACCTTAAACGTCTGTTGCTGGAGATCACCGATTCAGAGCAATGGCAGCAATCCGGCGCCCATACTTTGTTGATCCAGCACCGTTACTTGCCGCAAAGCACCGCCGAATGGCTGCTGGGGGACGAGATCGACGAAATGACCATCGTCGAGGGCGGGTTGAAATACCGCGTGGACCTGGGCCGCAAGCAGAACGCCGGGCTGTTCCTCGACATGCGTTATGGCCGCAACTGGGTGCGCGAACAAGCGGCGGGCAAACGGGTGCTGAACCTGTTCGCCTACACCTGCGGCTTCTCGGTGGCGGCCATCGAGGGCGGCGCCAGCCATGTAGTCAACCTCGACATGTCCCGCGCCGCCCTGAGCCGGGGCCGCGACAATCACCGGTTGAACGGGCATGACCTGAGCAAGGTGAGTTTCCTGGGCCATGACCTGTTCAAATCCTGGGGCAAGGTGATCAACAGCGGCCCGTACGATTTGGTGATCATCGACCCGCCGTCGTTCCAGAAAGGCAGTTTTCTGCTGACCAAGGATTACCGGCGTGTGCTGCGTCGTCTGCCGGAACTGCTCACCGCGCAAGGCACGGTGCTGGCGTGCATGAACGATCCTTCGTTCGGTTCGGACTTCCTGATCGACGGCGTAACCCAGGAAGCGCCAAGCCTGCGCTTCGAGCAAAGGTTGGAGAATCCGCCGGAGTTTCCCGATGTCGATCCTGAAAGCGGCCTGAAGGCGCTGCTGTTCAAGCAGATCGGCTGA
- a CDS encoding chorismate mutase, with product MRRSPFLLSCTLLTVLASTAHASPAPSPEVVQGLMNTLNERLNIGDLVALTKWDSGKPIQDSPREAQVLDNARKLATERQLDPEDVAQLIAAQIEANKLVQYGLLAQWQAAGAAPDTPRPDLGKQIRPRLDELQTRLLQQYADFTPYRHDPNCPAWLAKARTGLSRDALHDLALIRATGELCIRPLAP from the coding sequence ATGCGCCGTTCCCCGTTTCTGCTGAGCTGCACTTTATTGACTGTACTGGCGTCGACTGCCCACGCCAGCCCTGCGCCCTCGCCCGAGGTAGTGCAAGGATTGATGAACACCCTGAACGAACGCCTGAACATCGGTGACCTCGTCGCCCTGACCAAATGGGACAGCGGCAAGCCGATCCAGGACAGTCCCCGTGAAGCGCAGGTGCTCGACAACGCGCGCAAGCTCGCCACCGAACGCCAGCTCGACCCGGAAGACGTCGCGCAGTTGATCGCCGCGCAGATTGAGGCCAACAAACTGGTGCAGTACGGTTTGCTCGCACAATGGCAAGCGGCCGGTGCGGCGCCCGATACGCCGCGCCCGGATCTGGGCAAGCAGATTCGCCCGCGTCTGGATGAGTTGCAAACCCGTCTGTTGCAGCAATATGCCGACTTCACACCCTACCGCCACGACCCGAACTGTCCGGCGTGGCTGGCCAAGGCGCGCACCGGTCTGAGTCGTGATGCACTGCATGATCTGGCATTGATCCGCGCCACCGGAGAGCTGTGCATTCGGCCGCTGGCGCCCTAG
- a CDS encoding YceI family protein translates to MSIRLLLAAACCLIVVPAAQAVEYTRVNTTASQISFTYNQMGSRMYGTFGKFDATLDFDTDNLASARTTLHIDLTSIDAGSEDANTELVKPAWFDTEKFPVAVFESTRFSPAGDNRYLVDGHLTLKGITREVQVPVQLKPDSSIGIFDGELVLKRDEFGLGAGEWADTVVSKDIDIKFKVVTPAQ, encoded by the coding sequence ATGTCGATTCGATTGTTGTTGGCGGCCGCGTGTTGCTTGATCGTCGTCCCTGCCGCGCAGGCGGTTGAGTACACCCGGGTCAATACCACCGCCAGCCAGATCAGTTTCACTTACAACCAGATGGGCTCGCGGATGTACGGCACGTTCGGCAAGTTCGACGCGACGCTGGATTTCGACACCGACAACCTCGCCAGTGCCCGCACCACACTGCACATCGACCTCACCAGCATCGACGCCGGCAGTGAAGACGCCAACACCGAACTGGTGAAACCGGCATGGTTCGACACCGAAAAATTCCCGGTGGCAGTGTTCGAATCGACCCGCTTCAGCCCGGCCGGGGACAACCGTTATCTGGTCGACGGCCACCTCACCCTCAAAGGCATCACCCGGGAGGTGCAGGTGCCGGTGCAGCTCAAGCCCGACAGCAGCATCGGCATCTTCGACGGCGAACTGGTGCTCAAGCGCGACGAGTTCGGCCTCGGCGCGGGGGAGTGGGCCGATACCGTGGTGTCGAAGGATATCGACATCAAGTTCAAGGTCGTTACCCCCGCGCAGTGA
- a CDS encoding MATE family efflux transporter codes for MQTPAHSPLWKTYLLFLAPMVLSNFLQSMSGTVNSIYIGQMLGTQALAAVSGMFPIIFFFIALVIGLGAGAGVLIGQAWGARESHMVKAIAGATLLLGVLIGLVAAVLGSVFARQALQGLGTPTDVLDDAVAYARVMMWTLPVVLVYVLFTQLLRGVSDTLSPMLALLLSTIVGLALTPAFIRGWFGLPQLGIQSAAFAGLAGTLAAMAWLSWSLIRKGHPLAPDREFFASLRLDGAILGKVLRIGLPTGVQMIVLSLSELVILALVNQHGSQATAAYGAVTQIVNYVQFPALSIAITASILGAQAIGAGRLERMGPILRTGLWINVCLTGGLILSGYLLSHWLLGLFLTEDSTRAMAEHLLHIMLWSLLIFGFQAIIGGIMRASGTVLVPVGVAIICVLGVQLPAAYWLDGQFGLQGVWMAFPIAYLGMLVLQTLYYTRVWKHQKIERLV; via the coding sequence ATGCAAACCCCCGCTCATTCCCCCCTCTGGAAAACCTACCTGCTGTTCCTGGCCCCAATGGTGCTGTCGAACTTCCTGCAATCGATGTCAGGCACGGTCAACAGCATCTACATCGGCCAGATGCTCGGCACGCAGGCGCTGGCGGCGGTGTCCGGCATGTTTCCGATCATCTTTTTCTTCATCGCGCTGGTCATCGGACTGGGCGCCGGGGCAGGGGTGCTGATCGGTCAGGCGTGGGGGGCGCGTGAGTCGCATATGGTCAAGGCGATTGCCGGGGCGACGCTGTTGCTGGGGGTATTGATCGGGCTGGTGGCGGCGGTGCTGGGCAGTGTGTTTGCGCGCCAGGCCTTGCAGGGGTTGGGGACGCCGACGGATGTGCTGGATGATGCGGTGGCCTATGCCCGGGTGATGATGTGGACCTTGCCGGTTGTGCTGGTGTACGTGCTGTTCACCCAGTTGTTGCGTGGGGTGAGCGACACGCTGTCGCCGATGCTGGCGCTGTTATTGTCGACCATTGTCGGGCTGGCGCTGACCCCGGCGTTCATTCGTGGCTGGTTCGGCCTGCCGCAACTGGGCATTCAGAGCGCGGCGTTCGCAGGCCTGGCCGGAACGCTGGCGGCGATGGCGTGGCTGTCATGGAGCCTGATCCGCAAGGGCCATCCGCTGGCGCCGGATCGCGAGTTTTTCGCGTCGCTGCGACTGGACGGCGCGATTCTCGGCAAAGTGCTGCGTATCGGTCTGCCCACCGGGGTGCAAATGATCGTGCTGTCGCTGTCGGAGCTGGTGATTCTGGCGCTGGTCAACCAGCACGGCTCGCAGGCGACGGCGGCGTATGGCGCGGTCACGCAGATCGTCAACTACGTGCAGTTTCCGGCGCTGTCGATTGCGATCACCGCGTCGATCCTCGGCGCCCAGGCGATCGGCGCCGGACGGCTGGAGCGGATGGGCCCGATCCTGCGCACCGGGCTGTGGATCAACGTGTGCCTGACCGGTGGTCTGATCCTGTCGGGTTACCTGTTGTCGCACTGGTTGCTCGGGCTGTTCCTGACCGAAGACTCGACCCGGGCGATGGCCGAACACCTGTTGCACATCATGTTGTGGAGCCTGCTGATCTTCGGTTTCCAGGCGATCATCGGCGGCATCATGCGCGCCAGCGGCACGGTGCTGGTGCCGGTGGGCGTGGCGATCATCTGCGTGCTCGGCGTGCAATTGCCGGCGGCCTACTGGCTGGACGGGCAGTTCGGTCTGCAGGGCGTGTGGATGGCGTTTCCGATCGCGTATCTGGGGATGCTGGTGTTGCAGACGCTGTATTACACGCGGGTCTGGAAGCATCAGAAGATCGAGCGATTGGTGTGA